The Solanum lycopersicum chromosome 6, SLM_r2.1 genome has a window encoding:
- the LOC101252187 gene encoding uncharacterized protein, with product MAIAYLRRFASRIARNTSLSSSFGSSIARSSASSSSPSASAKVADRIVKLSAVDPDGNKRDVVGLSGQTLLKALTNQGLIDPDSHRLEDIDACSAECEVHIAQEWLEKLPPASYDEKYVLKRNSRARVLNKHSRLGCQVVLSQELQGMVVALPEPKPWDIP from the coding sequence atggCGATCGCTTATCTACGGAGATTTGCTTCACGAATCGCTCGAAACACTTCTCTATCATCCTCCTTCGGATCCTCAATCGCTCGATCTTCCGCTTCATCGTCGTCGCCGTCGGCTTCCGCCAAGGTCGCCGATCGGATTGTCAAGCTATCAGCTGTCGATCCAGACGGTAACAAACGCGATGTTGTCGGACTCTCGGGTCAAACACTGCTCAAAGCACTAACGAATCAGGGGTTAATTGACCCAGATTCTCATCGGCTTGAAGATATCGATGCTTGTTCAGCTGAATGTGAGGTACACATTGCTCAGGAATGGCTCGAGAAGCTTCCACCAGCTTCGTATGATGAAAAGTATGTTTTGAAGAGGAATTCTAGAGCTAGGGTTTTGAACAAGCACTCTAGGCTTGGATGTCAGGTGGTTCTTTCCCAGGAACTTCAAGGTATGGTTGTGGCACTTCCTGAACCCAAGCCTTGGGATATCCCGTAA
- the LOC101252492 gene encoding FRIGIDA-like protein 3 translates to MEDTQSVATLMDSTTSKIQQLQKAFAELESHRAVTLNLKWKQLEEHFHGLEKSLKRRFTELEDQEKEFETKIVQSKKILENRQAAVISSEKASLESLQEKRDAAVSAITIAMEKHMKSNFMEPAGATSEVQGESSMFDAKPLDYIPLENTEDYMKPFKNGVVEVRGYPDLVKLCQYMDSEGLHKFISDNRKNLAAVREEIPSALRTAVHPACLVLDSLKGFYPSEVSISDAKKDANLLGLRRTCIMLMECLSILLTTLELDSVSSLISASVKERAKAIAEEWKPKLDELDIDANNGNSLEAHAFLQLLATFGINSNFNQEDLYKLIPMVSRRRQTADLCRSLGLSERMPGVIDVLVNNGRHIDAVNLAFAFELTDKFSPVSLLKSYLNEANRVSSPVKSGNAPPTTAQNDVNEKQLTALKAVIKCIEEHKLKAQYPVDPLQNRIHQLEKEKADKKRATEVAKPQPKRPRANCVGNGARATSVASEKNFYASRMTDRYPQYIYDRPYAYPGPADTHVPPFLGTAYNFPPGHGNFFGNGYHYQATYLH, encoded by the exons ATGGAAGATACACAATCAGTTGCAACACTGATGGACTCCACAACCTCTAAGATACAGCAGCTGCAGAAAGCATTTGCTGAGCTGGAAAGTCATCGTGCTGTTACACTAAACCTGAAGTGGAAGCAACTCGAAGAGCACTTTCATGGGCTTGAGAAGTCCTTGAAGAGGCGCTTCACCGAATTGGAAGACCAAGAGAAAGAGTTTGAAACGAAAATAGTTCAATCTAAAAAGATATTGGAGAATCGGCAAGCTGCTGTTATCTCTAGTGAGAAAGCTTCACTTGAGAGCCTCCAAGAGAAAAGAGATGCTGCCGTTTCTGCCATTACTATTGCTATGGAGAAGCATATGAAGTCTAATTTCATGGAACCTGCTGGTGCTACTTCTGAGGTGCAAGGTGAGTCGTCTATGTTTGATGCAAAGCCTCTTGATTACATACCACTTGAGAATACAGAGGATTATATGAAGCCTTTCAAGAACGGTGTTGTGGAAGTCAGAGGTTATCCAGATTTAGTCAAATTATGCCAATATATGGACTCGGAAGGCCTCCACAAATTTATATCTGACAACCGCAAGAACCTGGCTGCTGTAAGGGAGGAAATTCCATCTGCTTTGAGAACTGCTGTTCATCCTGCCTGTTTGGTGCTGGACTCACTCAAGGGTTTTTACCCCTCAGAAGTGTCAATTTCAGATGCTAAAAAAGATGCAAATCTTTTAGGTCTTCGCCGAACTTGTATTATGCTAATGGAATGCCTTAGCATTTTATTAACAACACTGGAATTGGATTCTGTTTCAAGTTTAATATCAGCAAGTGTTAAGGAACGGGCAAAAGCTATTGCTGAGGAGTGGAAACCAAAGTTAGATGAGCTTGACATTGATGCAAATAATGGGAATTCTTTGGAGGCTCATGCATTCTTACAGCTTCTTGCTACTTTCGGTATTAACTCCAACTTTAACCAGGAAGACCTGTACAAGCTGATACCCATGGTTTCACGTCGTCGCCAAACAGCAGATCTCTGTCGTTCCCTTGGATTGTCTGAGAGAATGCCAG GTGTTATTGACGTGTTGGTTAATAACGGGAGGCATATAGATGCTGTTAATCTAGCTTTTGCGTTTGAGCTGACTGACAAGTTTTCACCTGTTTCACTACTAAAATCTTACTTGAATGAAGCAAACAGAGTATCTTCACCTGTCAAATCTGGAAATGCACCACCTACTACTGCACAG AATGATGTCAACGAGAAGCAGCTGACTGCACTGAAGGCTGTGATAAAGTGCATCGAAGAACATAAACTTAAGGCGCAATACCCCGTGGATCCTCTCCAGAACCGGATTCACCAGCTGGAGAAAGAAAAGGCAGACAAGAAAAGAGCAACTGAAGTTGCCAAACCTCAACCCAAGAGACCTCGTGCCAATTGTGTAGGAAATGGAGCTCGAGCCACTAGTGTTGCCTCTGAGAAGAACTTCTATGCTAGTAGAATGACTGATAGGTATCCACAGTACATATATGACCGACCATATGCTTACCCTGGACCAGCTGACACCCACGTTCCGCCATTCCTTGGTACTGCCTACAACTTCCCTCCCGGACATGGCAACTTCTTTGGAAATGGTTATCACTATCAGGCAACTTACCTGCACTAA